The proteins below come from a single Anaerolineales bacterium genomic window:
- a CDS encoding DEAD/DEAH box helicase, translating into MSFTVGSLVRVRGREWVVLPESTDEVVLVRPLGGTDDEVTGIFTTLEPIEPAQFALPDPERIGDYRSARLLRAAVRLGFRASAGPFRSFARINVEPRPYQLVPLLMALKQDPVRLLIADDVGIGKTVEALLVLRELLDRGEIERLAILCPPQLAEQWQTELREKFYIEAELVLSSTATGLERHLRMGESLFERHPFVVVSTDFIKSERRRNEFLRTAPHFVIVDEAHTVAHTTDKRGGRHQRYELVTALANDPNRHLVLVTATPHSGKEEAFRSLLAMLNPEFADLPDDLTGSENEGLRRELARYFVQRRRGDIRAYMDAITPFPERDTAEETYKLTDAYKRLFDRVLNYARETVLQPGEGYRQRVRWWSALALLRSLASSPAAAAATLRSRAATTEADNETDVDDIGRRTVLDLMNDESAEGMDVIPGSDIGELAGDETNHRRRLLDMAKAAESLQGEADHKLQKLIAIVKDLLREGYNPIVFCRFIPTVDYLTGALREATRGVEVAGVTGLLPPSEREERVAQLTTAPRHVLVCTDCLSEGINLQAGFDAVIHYDLSWNPTRHEQREGRVDRYGQPSQRIKVVTYYGIDNQIDGIVLDVLLRKHKTIRNSLGISVPLPGNSEDVVEAIFEGLLLRENASFSQTTLPGFEKYMRPHQMELDLQWEAAAEREKRSRTMFAQQAIRVDEVAAELNAAREAVGSGIDVAAFMKDSVRMHHGVVSENGAVRFDLTETPRGLRDMLGREQFAARFELPVKEGQLYLTRTHPLVESLAAYVMNTALDAAEVEEDQPHARRAGAIRTTAVQRRTTLLLVRFRYHLITRTQDEERQLLAEDSLTLVFEGAPENAEWLDTGTSEALLQAEPEENIHPQQAAEFVGRVVEGFDHLAPTLNDIAQRRGEELLAAHVRVREAAYRRGERRPQHRVEAQFPPDVLGIYVFLPAMGRK; encoded by the coding sequence GTGAGTTTTACAGTCGGATCGCTGGTCAGAGTGCGCGGGCGCGAGTGGGTGGTACTGCCCGAATCGACGGATGAAGTGGTGCTTGTACGTCCATTGGGCGGTACCGATGATGAAGTCACGGGCATTTTCACCACGCTGGAACCTATCGAACCGGCGCAGTTTGCCCTGCCTGATCCAGAGCGAATTGGTGATTATCGTTCGGCACGGCTGCTGCGGGCGGCAGTGCGATTGGGTTTTCGTGCCAGCGCGGGTCCATTTCGTTCATTTGCCCGCATCAATGTTGAACCCCGCCCCTATCAGCTTGTGCCGCTGCTGATGGCGCTCAAGCAAGACCCGGTACGCCTGTTAATTGCCGATGATGTTGGGATCGGTAAAACGGTTGAAGCGCTGCTGGTGCTGCGTGAACTGCTGGATCGAGGCGAAATTGAGAGGCTGGCGATCTTGTGCCCACCGCAGTTAGCCGAGCAGTGGCAAACCGAGCTGCGCGAGAAATTCTATATCGAAGCCGAGCTGGTACTTTCCAGCACCGCCACCGGCCTGGAACGCCACCTGCGAATGGGCGAATCGCTCTTTGAACGCCACCCGTTTGTGGTTGTTTCGACGGACTTCATCAAATCAGAGCGACGGCGTAATGAGTTTTTGCGTACTGCACCGCATTTTGTCATCGTCGATGAAGCCCATACCGTTGCCCATACCACTGATAAGCGCGGCGGGCGACATCAGCGCTATGAACTGGTCACGGCGTTGGCGAATGACCCGAATCGCCATCTGGTGCTGGTCACGGCGACACCGCACAGCGGCAAGGAAGAAGCCTTCCGTTCACTGCTGGCAATGCTCAACCCGGAGTTTGCCGATCTGCCCGATGATCTGACCGGCTCGGAAAATGAGGGACTGCGCCGCGAACTTGCTCGCTACTTTGTCCAGCGACGGCGCGGCGACATCCGTGCCTACATGGATGCCATCACGCCCTTTCCCGAACGCGATACCGCCGAAGAGACCTACAAACTCACGGATGCGTATAAACGTCTGTTTGACCGTGTGTTGAACTATGCCCGCGAGACGGTCTTACAACCCGGTGAAGGGTATCGTCAGCGGGTACGCTGGTGGTCAGCGCTGGCGCTTCTACGTTCGCTGGCATCCAGCCCTGCCGCCGCTGCTGCCACACTCCGCAGCCGTGCCGCAACCACTGAAGCCGACAATGAAACCGATGTGGACGACATCGGACGGCGCACCGTGCTGGACCTGATGAACGATGAATCTGCTGAAGGGATGGATGTTATTCCCGGCAGCGACATTGGCGAACTCGCCGGTGATGAGACCAATCACCGCCGCCGCCTGCTTGATATGGCAAAGGCAGCCGAGTCGCTTCAGGGCGAAGCCGATCACAAACTGCAAAAGCTCATCGCCATTGTGAAAGACCTGCTGCGCGAAGGCTATAACCCGATTGTCTTCTGCCGCTTTATCCCGACGGTTGATTATCTGACCGGAGCCTTGCGCGAGGCGACGCGGGGTGTGGAGGTTGCTGGCGTAACCGGCTTGCTGCCACCTTCTGAGCGCGAAGAACGGGTTGCACAACTAACCACAGCCCCCAGACATGTATTGGTCTGTACCGACTGCCTGAGTGAAGGTATCAACCTGCAAGCGGGCTTTGATGCCGTCATTCACTATGATCTGTCGTGGAATCCCACCCGCCATGAACAGCGCGAGGGGCGTGTTGACCGCTATGGGCAGCCCAGCCAGCGCATCAAAGTCGTGACCTACTACGGCATTGATAACCAAATTGACGGCATCGTGCTGGATGTGCTGCTGCGAAAACATAAAACCATTCGCAACTCTCTGGGCATTTCAGTCCCGCTCCCCGGCAACAGTGAGGATGTCGTTGAGGCAATCTTTGAGGGGCTGCTGCTGCGCGAGAACGCCAGCTTTAGCCAGACAACACTGCCCGGATTCGAGAAGTATATGCGTCCGCACCAGATGGAACTCGACTTGCAGTGGGAAGCGGCGGCAGAACGGGAAAAACGTTCGCGTACAATGTTCGCTCAGCAGGCGATTCGCGTGGATGAAGTTGCTGCTGAACTGAATGCTGCCAGAGAAGCAGTCGGTTCAGGAATTGACGTTGCCGCGTTTATGAAAGACAGCGTGCGGATGCATCACGGAGTGGTATCCGAAAACGGTGCAGTGCGCTTCGATCTGACGGAAACGCCGCGCGGACTGCGCGATATGCTCGGCAGAGAGCAGTTCGCCGCCCGTTTTGAGCTGCCCGTGAAAGAGGGACAGCTTTACCTGACACGGACTCACCCACTGGTCGAGTCGCTTGCAGCCTATGTGATGAACACGGCGCTGGATGCCGCCGAAGTCGAGGAGGATCAACCGCACGCGCGACGTGCTGGCGCGATCCGCACGACAGCGGTTCAGCGTCGAACCACGCTGCTCTTGGTGCGTTTCCGTTATCACCTCATCACTCGCACTCAAGATGAGGAGCGCCAATTACTGGCAGAGGACAGCCTGACGCTGGTGTTTGAGGGAGCGCCAGAGAATGCTGAGTGGCTCGATACCGGAACATCTGAGGCACTGCTGCAAGCTGAGCCGGAAGAAAATATTCACCCGCAGCAGGCAGCCGAGTTTGTAGGTCGCGTAGTCGAAGGTTTTGACCATCTTGCACCCACACTCAACGACATCGCGCAGCGGCGAGGCGAAGAACTGCTGGCGGCGCATGTTCGGGTGCGTGAGGCGGCGTACCGGCGCGGCGAACGCCGTCCACAGCATCGGGTGGAGGCGCAGTTTCCGCCCGATGTGCTGGGCATTTATGTATTCCTGCCTGCGATGGGGAGAAAGTAA
- a CDS encoding DEAD/DEAH box helicase: MDVFALRDRLTKDYADYASSFIQIRDQRIYDDVCQSLNEGVFWPNPLIQLNPSFASGGTVQKLVAEGVLHPECNRIFLKNKQSGGQTLHLHHHQREAIEIAREGHHYILTTGTGSGKSLAYIVPIVDHVLKRGSGKGIQAIIVYPMNALANSQAGELHKFLNEGYPQGQTPVTFARYTGQESEDERRQIMTHPPDILLTNYVMLELIMTRPRERQLIERAKGLRFLVLDELHTYRGRQGADVALLVRRVRDRLATPEQGLLVVGTSATLAGEGSYSEQRVQVAEVGTQIFGATVQSEYVIGETLRRATSGNTDLEVLRQAVAQADRLVAPTGYAEFVAHPLSAWIESTFGLREKEGRLARQEPRSIWDAARELADLTGMDEATCEIVIKKWLLAGYECEPNPGTGFAPFAFRLHQFISPGDTVYTTIEPEDVRHITLNGQRFVPGERDKVLFPLCFCRECGQEYYTVRMTTNEDGERRRVMPREFSDRLPDDGSEAGYLYLTSDPTRAWPDDDDLIDSERLPDDWLEERNGVRRIRSHRKEKLPKRVRVFPSGEEDAQGQECVYISSPFMFCLNCGVSYAARQSDFGKLATLSSEGRSSATTLLSLSAIRSLKTSDLPQHAQKLLSFTDNRQDASLQAGHFNDFIEVSLLRGAIYRAVEQAGNAGLTHELIAEKVFEALNLPLELYASDPSVRFQALQETQRALRQVLGYRIYRDLRRGWRIALPNLEQCGLLEIGYADLDAVCAAEDVWAGGHPALVTASPRTRMTIAKTLLDYMRRELAIKVDYLDSGYQERIQQLSSQRLVDPWAIDEDERMEYASTLIPRSSGGDDGRGNYTYVSARGGFGIYLRRPGTLVEYDARTHGKLGLNETGSIIRQLLEGLRVAGLVEITRTPKDEDDVPGYQLVASAMRWYAGTGERAFHDPIRVPNESQEGGRPNAFFVDFYRSIAQSLVGLEAHEHTAQVPYEEREKREQQFRSGELPILYCSPTMELGVDIAELNVVNMRNVPPTPANYAQRSGRAGRSGQPALVFTYCSGGSPHDQYFFKRPERMVAGAVTPPRLDLSNEELLRAHIHAIWLAETGIDLKDTLKEILDMNGDPPPLELLPEIRQQAESVTARQAARQRAERVLKTIPDVVDPDGLLEVTMQNIVQAFDATCKRWRGLYWSALKQVKVQEDIRRDPTRQQADKRQAERLRREALSQIDLLTEVSSLAQSDFYSYRYFATEGFLPGYSFPRLPLSAFIPARRAHQRDNFLSRPRFLAISEFGPRAIIYHEGSRYLINQVIMPVTEDEDGPLTTQIKQCNHCGYVHPVKSGINYDLCQRCGMPLDPPLQALLRLQNVVTRRRDRINADEEDRLRLGYEIRTGVRFSERDGVPDIRTALVRQGDRNLARLTYAQTATLWRINLGWARRKNQQQYGFVLDIERGYWGRNEQNEDDPDDPMSERTRRVIPYVEDNRNCLLFEPRIGLKIEEMASLQAALKRAIETVFQLEDNELAAEPLPDRDNRQMLLFYEAAEGGAGVLHQLVDDPATLALVAREALRLCHFDPATGEDLRHAPRAREDCEAACYDCLLSYGNQREHPILDRQSIREVLGMFACAEVRISPSGSTRDSHLETLLNLCESDLEREWLLSLHEHGLRLPDSSQVYMEDCQTRPDFIYNTGGVYAAIYVDGSYHDYPQRQGRDQQQTECMEDYGYRVIRFGYRDDWSAILGQNRHIFGGGA; encoded by the coding sequence ATGGATGTATTTGCGCTGCGGGATCGCTTGACCAAAGATTATGCTGATTACGCCAGCAGTTTTATTCAAATCCGCGATCAACGTATTTATGATGATGTGTGCCAAAGCCTCAATGAGGGTGTCTTTTGGCCCAATCCCCTCATCCAACTCAACCCCAGTTTTGCCAGCGGCGGCACCGTGCAGAAACTGGTCGCAGAGGGTGTGCTGCACCCTGAATGTAATCGTATCTTCCTGAAGAACAAACAATCAGGCGGTCAAACACTACATCTTCACCATCACCAGCGCGAGGCGATTGAGATCGCCCGCGAGGGACACCATTATATCCTGACGACGGGTACAGGTTCGGGCAAAAGCCTGGCGTACATCGTGCCGATTGTGGATCATGTGCTGAAGCGAGGGAGCGGCAAGGGCATTCAGGCGATTATTGTTTACCCGATGAATGCGCTGGCGAACAGCCAGGCAGGAGAACTGCATAAGTTCCTGAATGAAGGCTACCCGCAAGGGCAGACTCCCGTGACCTTTGCTCGCTACACCGGACAGGAAAGCGAGGATGAGCGCCGCCAGATCATGACCCACCCGCCAGACATCCTGCTGACCAATTATGTCATGCTCGAACTCATTATGACCCGCCCCCGTGAGCGTCAGCTCATCGAACGGGCGAAGGGGCTGCGCTTTCTCGTGCTGGATGAACTCCACACCTATCGTGGACGGCAGGGCGCGGACGTAGCGCTGCTGGTGCGGCGCGTGCGAGATCGGCTGGCAACACCCGAACAAGGTCTGCTGGTTGTGGGTACATCGGCAACGTTGGCAGGCGAAGGCAGCTATAGCGAACAACGGGTGCAAGTGGCGGAGGTCGGCACCCAGATTTTCGGCGCAACCGTCCAATCTGAGTATGTGATTGGTGAAACCCTGCGCCGAGCAACATCAGGCAATACCGATCTGGAGGTACTGCGGCAGGCGGTGGCACAGGCTGATCGTCTGGTTGCGCCCACTGGGTATGCTGAATTCGTCGCCCATCCACTCTCGGCATGGATTGAAAGCACCTTCGGCTTGCGCGAAAAAGAAGGTCGCTTAGCCCGGCAGGAACCACGCAGCATATGGGATGCTGCTCGTGAACTTGCCGACCTCACAGGTATGGATGAAGCAACCTGCGAAATAGTCATCAAAAAATGGCTGCTAGCAGGCTATGAATGTGAACCCAACCCGGGCACCGGTTTTGCCCCCTTTGCCTTCCGCCTGCATCAGTTCATCAGTCCCGGCGATACCGTCTACACAACGATTGAACCGGAGGATGTGCGCCATATCACCCTCAATGGGCAGCGCTTCGTCCCCGGTGAACGTGATAAGGTGTTGTTCCCGCTGTGTTTCTGCCGCGAATGTGGGCAGGAGTATTACACGGTACGGATGACGACGAATGAGGATGGTGAGCGGCGGCGGGTGATGCCGCGCGAATTCAGTGACCGGCTGCCGGACGACGGAAGTGAAGCGGGCTATCTGTACTTAACATCAGATCCAACCAGAGCATGGCCGGATGATGACGATCTCATTGACAGTGAGCGCCTCCCGGATGACTGGTTGGAAGAGCGCAACGGCGTGCGACGTATCCGGTCGCACCGCAAAGAAAAACTGCCGAAACGTGTGCGTGTTTTCCCATCAGGGGAAGAAGATGCACAGGGGCAGGAATGCGTCTACATCTCATCGCCCTTCATGTTCTGCCTCAACTGCGGGGTATCGTATGCCGCCCGTCAGAGCGACTTTGGTAAGCTGGCAACGCTGAGTTCCGAGGGGCGCAGCAGCGCGACCACCCTGCTCAGCCTGTCAGCGATACGTTCCTTGAAAACGAGTGACCTACCCCAACACGCGCAGAAATTGTTGAGTTTCACGGATAATCGGCAGGATGCTTCCCTGCAAGCCGGACACTTCAATGATTTCATCGAAGTCAGCCTGCTGCGCGGGGCGATTTATCGGGCCGTCGAACAGGCAGGCAATGCCGGACTGACGCATGAATTGATCGCTGAGAAAGTCTTTGAGGCACTAAATCTGCCCCTCGAACTGTATGCCAGCGATCCTAGTGTGCGCTTTCAGGCATTGCAGGAGACACAGCGGGCGCTGCGGCAGGTACTGGGTTATCGCATTTACCGCGATTTGCGCCGGGGTTGGCGTATCGCACTGCCCAATCTGGAACAGTGTGGTCTGCTGGAGATTGGCTATGCCGATCTGGATGCCGTCTGCGCGGCAGAGGATGTCTGGGCGGGAGGACATCCAGCGCTGGTGACGGCATCCCCGCGAACGCGCATGACCATCGCCAAAACGCTGCTGGATTATATGCGGCGTGAACTGGCAATCAAAGTCGATTATCTCGACAGCGGCTATCAGGAACGCATCCAGCAGTTGAGCAGCCAACGATTGGTCGATCCCTGGGCGATAGACGAAGACGAGCGCATGGAATATGCTTCAACCCTGATCCCGCGCTCATCCGGTGGGGACGATGGACGTGGCAACTACACCTATGTTTCGGCACGCGGTGGCTTTGGTATCTATCTACGCCGTCCAGGAACGTTGGTTGAGTATGATGCCCGCACTCATGGGAAACTTGGACTGAATGAAACCGGCAGCATCATTCGCCAACTGCTGGAAGGGCTGCGTGTCGCCGGGCTGGTTGAAATCACCCGCACGCCGAAAGATGAGGACGATGTGCCCGGTTATCAACTGGTCGCATCAGCGATGCGCTGGTATGCCGGGACAGGGGAACGCGCCTTTCATGACCCGATTCGTGTTCCCAATGAATCGCAGGAAGGCGGACGACCCAATGCCTTCTTCGTGGATTTCTACCGAAGCATCGCCCAATCGCTGGTCGGGCTGGAAGCACATGAACATACGGCACAAGTCCCCTACGAGGAGCGCGAAAAACGCGAACAGCAGTTCCGTAGTGGTGAATTACCCATTTTGTACTGCTCACCCACGATGGAACTGGGGGTGGATATTGCCGAACTCAATGTGGTCAACATGCGGAATGTGCCGCCAACACCCGCCAATTATGCTCAACGCAGTGGACGTGCCGGGCGCAGCGGACAGCCCGCACTGGTCTTTACTTACTGTTCCGGGGGCAGCCCGCATGACCAGTATTTCTTCAAACGCCCGGAGCGCATGGTGGCGGGAGCCGTCACGCCGCCGCGTCTGGATTTGAGCAACGAAGAACTCTTGCGAGCGCATATTCATGCCATCTGGCTGGCAGAAACGGGCATTGACCTCAAAGACACCCTCAAGGAAATCCTCGACATGAACGGCGATCCGCCACCGCTGGAATTGCTGCCGGAGATTCGCCAGCAGGCGGAGTCAGTCACGGCGCGGCAAGCTGCCCGCCAGCGGGCAGAACGGGTACTGAAGACCATCCCGGATGTAGTTGATCCCGATGGACTGCTGGAAGTCACGATGCAGAACATCGTCCAGGCCTTTGATGCCACCTGCAAACGCTGGCGGGGTTTGTACTGGTCAGCGCTCAAACAGGTCAAAGTACAAGAGGACATCCGCCGTGACCCGACCCGCCAGCAGGCCGACAAGCGTCAGGCGGAACGGCTGCGGCGGGAGGCGCTCTCGCAGATTGATCTGCTGACCGAGGTGAGCAGCCTGGCGCAGTCAGATTTCTACAGCTACCGCTACTTTGCCACTGAGGGCTTTCTACCAGGATACAGTTTCCCGCGTTTGCCGTTGTCGGCGTTTATCCCGGCACGGCGGGCCCATCAACGGGATAACTTCCTGTCACGTCCACGCTTCCTGGCGATTTCAGAATTTGGACCCCGTGCCATCATCTATCATGAGGGGTCACGCTATCTCATCAATCAGGTCATTATGCCGGTGACGGAAGATGAGGATGGCCCGCTCACGACACAGATCAAACAGTGCAACCACTGTGGTTATGTGCATCCGGTGAAGTCCGGCATCAATTATGATCTATGCCAACGCTGCGGGATGCCGCTCGACCCGCCGCTGCAAGCGCTGCTGCGCCTGCAAAATGTCGTCACCCGCCGTCGTGACCGCATCAACGCCGATGAAGAGGATCGGCTGCGGTTGGGTTACGAGATTCGTACCGGTGTGCGTTTCAGCGAACGTGACGGTGTGCCAGACATTCGCACCGCATTAGTCCGCCAGGGCGACCGCAACTTAGCGCGGTTAACCTACGCCCAGACCGCTACCTTATGGCGCATTAATCTTGGCTGGGCACGGCGCAAGAATCAGCAGCAGTATGGCTTTGTTTTGGACATTGAGCGCGGTTACTGGGGACGCAACGAACAAAATGAGGATGATCCGGATGATCCCATGTCGGAACGCACGCGGCGGGTCATTCCGTATGTTGAGGATAATCGCAACTGTCTGCTGTTTGAGCCGCGGATCGGGCTGAAAATTGAGGAGATGGCTTCTTTACAAGCGGCGCTCAAACGAGCCATTGAAACCGTGTTCCAGCTTGAAGACAATGAACTGGCGGCGGAACCGCTGCCGGATCGGGACAATCGACAGATGCTGCTGTTCTATGAGGCGGCGGAAGGTGGTGCGGGGGTACTGCATCAGTTGGTGGATGATCCTGCTACACTGGCACTCGTCGCCCGCGAAGCGCTGCGGCTCTGTCACTTCGACCCTGCTACCGGCGAGGATTTACGCCATGCCCCACGCGCACGAGAGGACTGTGAGGCGGCATGTTATGACTGCCTGCTGAGTTACGGTAATCAGCGTGAGCATCCCATTCTGGATCGGCAGTCCATCCGCGAGGTGTTGGGCATGTTCGCTTGTGCCGAAGTGCGGATCAGCCCAAGCGGTTCGACACGGGATTCACATCTGGAAACATTGCTCAACCTATGCGAGTCCGATTTGGAACGGGAGTGGCTGTTGAGCCTGCACGAGCATGGGCTGCGCCTGCCGGATTCGTCACAGGTCTATATGGAGGACTGCCAGACTCGCCCCGATTTTATTTACAACACGGGTGGTGTGTATGCAGCAATCTATGTGGATGGTTCGTATCACGACTATCCGCAGCGCCAGGGGCGTGACCAGCAGCAGACCGAATGTATGGAAGACTACGGTTATCGGGTCATTCGTTTCGGCTACCGCGATGATTGGTCAGCTATTCTGGGGCAAAACAGACACATTTTTGGAGGTGGGGCGTGA
- a CDS encoding alpha/beta hydrolase yields MRGYITRLVVINALICAVFGALFTIPIGRLEVGLIGGLLFGVTSGLFIELTFRRWKDRWLYHRRLLFLVLLEVLLTLYLLLPAYIVYFNLRPARLPITEMPPELINIAQEVALSTSDGITLSGWYIPPQNGAVIIALHGLGSNRLGVLPHTLMLAEQGYGVLMMDMRAHGASGGEVFADGWNSAVDVRAMVDYLQSHPEVEHIGALGLSAGAISILHAGAAIEAIEAFVADGTGVAAIEDLLDPLFHIPLLPGSWCRITGWVFALQGYSVGCSPCHRCGNRSGALRHAQFCLSRERSRCGNRNWLRSMLSVQGLRRMYGLSLMRDM; encoded by the coding sequence ATGCGGGGTTACATCACCCGGCTGGTGGTCATTAATGCTCTGATTTGTGCTGTCTTCGGCGCATTATTTACCATACCAATTGGACGGCTTGAAGTTGGACTCATCGGTGGATTATTATTCGGTGTGACAAGCGGTTTATTCATCGAACTGACCTTTCGACGTTGGAAAGACCGCTGGTTATATCATCGTCGGTTGCTGTTTCTGGTTCTATTGGAAGTGCTGCTGACTCTCTATTTGCTGCTCCCTGCCTATATCGTGTATTTCAATTTGCGTCCCGCACGACTGCCTATAACTGAGATGCCTCCCGAACTGATCAATATCGCGCAAGAGGTCGCATTGTCGACCAGCGACGGAATTACGCTGTCTGGATGGTATATCCCGCCCCAAAATGGAGCAGTGATCATTGCTCTGCATGGGCTTGGCAGCAATCGTCTGGGTGTACTGCCTCATACCCTGATGTTGGCTGAACAGGGGTACGGTGTTCTCATGATGGATATGCGTGCGCATGGCGCAAGCGGCGGCGAGGTATTTGCAGATGGCTGGAATTCCGCTGTCGATGTCCGTGCGATGGTGGATTATCTCCAATCACACCCGGAAGTTGAGCATATCGGCGCATTGGGTTTATCGGCGGGAGCCATTTCGATACTTCATGCTGGTGCTGCAATCGAAGCTATTGAAGCCTTTGTTGCTGATGGCACAGGTGTTGCGGCGATAGAGGATTTACTTGATCCCCTATTCCACATCCCGCTATTGCCTGGCTCCTGGTGCCGGATTACTGGATGGGTTTTCGCTTTACAGGGTTATTCAGTGGGGTGCAGCCCTTGCCATCGCTGCGGGAACAGGTCAGGAGCATTGCGCCACGCCCAATTCTGTTTATCGCGGGAGCGGAGTCGATGTGGGAATCGGAACTGGCTGCGAAGTATGCTCTCAGTGCAGGGGCTGCGGCGGATGTATGGGTTATCCCTGATGCGGGACATGTAG
- a CDS encoding transposase, protein MQGHYRTDTYQVTALHHDFPDPLNVVILVKTNLRTGRTSHVVLFSTDLTLSAAQLVDYYNLRFQIEFNFRDAKQYWGLEDFMNVSPIALTNAVNLAFFMVNFSTMLLLPHRQAQTDFSVLDLKAHYRIQRYLDETIKCLPTLPTPDLISLIRQKLSALGGLRTRQLQKSAA, encoded by the coding sequence ATGCAGGGTCACTACCGTACGGATACCTACCAAGTCACCGCCCTACACCATGACTTCCCTGACCCCCTCAATGTGGTCATTTTGGTCAAAACCAATTTGCGCACAGGCCGTACCAGCCATGTCGTCCTGTTTAGCACTGACTTGACCTTATCAGCCGCCCAACTCGTCGATTACTACAACTTGCGCTTTCAAATTGAGTTCAATTTCCGCGATGCCAAACAGTATTGGGGGCTGGAAGATTTCATGAATGTCTCTCCGATTGCCCTCACGAATGCCGTCAACCTCGCCTTTTTTATGGTCAATTTCTCGACCATGCTCTTGCTACCCCATCGTCAAGCTCAAACCGATTTTAGTGTCCTCGACTTGAAGGCTCACTATCGTATCCAACGCTATCTCGACGAAACAATTAAATGCCTTCCGACTCTGCCCACTCCTGATTTAATCTCGCTCATCAGGCAAAAACTCAGCGCACTGGGCGGCCTTCGCACTCGTCAACTTCAAAAATCCGCCGCATAA
- a CDS encoding ABC transporter substrate-binding protein, translating into MRKPTFVLLVLIMALAALPVMSPRADDKPPMGDWESCADPAALADTITIGAIFGLSGGTSVYGSVQKNGVELAIAEVNASGYLGKATLAAVFEDDAGNKDQAIAAMTKLVTETKVVGVLGPTLSSSAFAADPIAQENKTPVLGVSNTASGITEMGDYVFRNSLPEKAVIPGLITQVTTALSLKKVGILYGNDDDFTKSGFQVFKAALEENKVEILGEETFARGDVDFTAQLTKLLSANPDAIIVSALAQEAVPIILQARQQLGYTGPIIGGNGFNSPAVLRDSGAAANGLIVGGAWNLGNPNHSDASLHFIEAYKAMFNADPDQFAAQAYTGGWLMATAIRCANSADHTAVRDALAAIQEFDSPLGVFSFDENRDPLHPPIAQIVVDGKFAVLGAEESPMEATAEPTKSN; encoded by the coding sequence ATGCGTAAACCAACGTTCGTTTTGCTTGTGTTGATTATGGCGCTGGCGGCGCTTCCGGTCATGTCGCCCCGCGCTGACGATAAACCACCTATGGGTGACTGGGAAAGCTGCGCAGATCCGGCAGCCCTTGCCGATACGATCACCATCGGGGCAATCTTCGGGTTGTCTGGTGGGACATCCGTGTATGGCTCAGTACAGAAAAACGGTGTTGAACTCGCCATCGCCGAGGTCAACGCTTCGGGTTATCTGGGCAAGGCGACACTTGCCGCCGTTTTTGAGGACGACGCTGGAAACAAAGATCAGGCGATTGCGGCAATGACGAAGCTCGTCACAGAGACGAAGGTCGTCGGCGTTTTGGGCCCGACCTTGAGCAGTTCTGCCTTTGCCGCTGACCCGATTGCCCAAGAAAACAAGACTCCTGTTCTGGGCGTGAGCAACACAGCATCAGGGATCACTGAGATGGGCGATTATGTGTTCCGTAACAGCCTCCCCGAAAAAGCCGTTATTCCCGGCTTGATCACGCAGGTGACGACGGCACTTAGCTTGAAGAAGGTCGGTATTCTGTACGGAAACGACGATGATTTCACCAAGAGCGGCTTTCAGGTCTTTAAAGCTGCTCTTGAGGAAAACAAGGTCGAAATTCTTGGTGAGGAAACCTTCGCACGCGGCGATGTGGACTTCACCGCACAACTGACGAAACTGCTGAGCGCGAACCCCGATGCGATCATCGTTTCGGCGCTGGCACAGGAAGCCGTGCCGATCATCTTGCAGGCACGCCAACAACTGGGCTACACCGGTCCGATCATCGGCGGCAATGGCTTTAACTCGCCCGCTGTTCTGCGCGATTCTGGCGCGGCGGCGAACGGGTTGATCGTTGGTGGGGCGTGGAATTTGGGCAACCCAAATCACAGCGATGCCAGCCTGCACTTCATTGAAGCGTACAAGGCGATGTTCAACGCCGATCCTGACCAGTTCGCCGCGCAAGCCTACACAGGCGGGTGGCTCATGGCGACGGCAATTCGCTGCGCCAACAGCGCCGATCACACAGCAGTGCGCGACGCACTTGCCGCAATCCAAGAGTTTGATAGCCCACTAGGGGTTTTCAGCTTTGATGAAAACCGTGATCCGCTCCATCCGCCGATTGCGCAGATCGTCGTTGATGGCAAGTTTGCCGTTCTTGGCGCGGAAGAATCCCCCATGGAAGCGACGGCAGAGCCAACAAAGTCAAACTAG